In Methanomassiliicoccales archaeon, the genomic window TAAAATGTGTTAATTTGATCTTGCGAGAAAGGCTGTTTTTCGAACAAAAAAATGATTTCTCGTTCAAGTAAAGGTTTGGTATAATTTTTAGGACCCCTAAGGAATTTCTGTGCTACTTCCTCTGATCGACGACTAGTGATACTCGTTAAGCGTCCGAAATACCGATGAGCCAGCAATCCAATTACATAAAAGATTTAATTAATCATGATTATAGAGTATTGATTATTTTGCTGATCGAAGCGGGATTCCCTGACGCAAGAGTCATCGAAAAAACAAGTGGTGGTGAGGGAGTTTTATCGAATATTATCGATAGAATCAAAAAGGAATCCTTTTCTGGTTATGCTAGAATAGGTCTACGGCAACCACAGAGTGAATCAGAAGGTGTGATTCTCTTTGAAGCTGGCGAGCCGATAGGTGCCCTATACGTCGACAGGAGGGGGCAGAATAACGCTGAGAAAATTTACAGGGGCGAGAGGGCACTGGAGTTCATTTTCGAGGATTCACAGTATTCAAACGCATCGATCTCCCTACATACTGGGTTAGACCCGAGGGATATTTTGAAGAGATTCGAGGGGGCTGAGATCAAGGGTTTCCAAGTCGTACCCTCTTTTTCAACCCCACCACCATCAAAACCCGTCGACCTAAGTGTCCTCGCTGGTAACATGAATGCGGTCGCGAAGAAAATTGAAAGTTGGGCCCGCGAAGGTTTCGTCGTGTCCCGATTGCTGGATATATATCTGGATGATCCGGATAAGGCTTCAAGAATTCTCCCGCATTTTGAGGCGAATGTCGAAAGGGCGAGAGCTCTTATCGAGCGTCTACGTTTTCTGAATAAGGTAGGGATCGAAAGGGAAGTCGAATCAATCCTCCGGAAAGCGATGGATCCTGAACGGATTGAGGAGGCTGAAATTGAATTCGATCTTCTCGCAAAGAGGATAGAGAGATCAGAAAAGGAGAAGCTTGCGGAGAAAGAGATCCGCCTCGATATTGAGAGGAAGAAACAGAACGAGCGGATCGATCACGTCTATGACCTCATCCTCCAGTATCATAAGATGAGGGCTCTCGGCACGGAGAAAAGGGCGAGATGTCCGAAATGCGGTGAGGTCTTAGATCGTGATGGTTTCTGCTCAAAATGCAACGAGTTCGTTACGCAAAAACCTCAATATGGAAGGGCGATTAACCCCCGTTACACTTTTTCACAGTTTGTCGTAGGTCACAGCAATAGGTTTGCAGTTGCTGCGGCGAAAGCCGTCGCGAGCAACCCAGGAACCGCATACAATCCTCTTTTCATTTACAGCAGATCTGGTCTGGGAAAAACTCACCTCTTGCATGCGATCGGTAACGAGATTCTCGAGAGGCATCAGAATCTATTGGTTATTTACACCTCAATGGAAAAATTCGAAACAGAGCTCATCGAGGCAATATCGTTGAACAAAGTAGAAGAATTTCGAAAAGCCCACTCGAAAGTTGACGTGCTCTTGATCGATGATGTGCAATTTATTGCTGGCAGAGAGCGAACGCAGGAAGAGCTATTCCAGATCTTTAACGATCTCCTTGAGAATGAAAGGCAGATTGTGCTCGCTTCTGACCGGTTGCCGAAGGAGATCCCATCGTTATCAGAGAGACTTCTGACACGCTTTGAATCCGGACTTATTGCGGATATTCAGCCGCCTGATTACGAAACACGCGTCGCGATCCTAGAAAAGAAGGTGAGGGAAGAGCGAATCGCTGTGCCGAAAGAGGTACTTGAGTTCATTGCAAATGTCTGCAGGGACAATGTGAGGCAGCTCGAAGGTGGCCTCAACAGGATCGTTGCGTTCTCTTCGCTCATGCGCACCGACATAGACCTCGCACTCGCGAAAGAGGTCTTGAGTCACGAAGCAGAAGGGATGCGCATCAAAGAATTCAAATTCGACCTCGCCGGCGGTCAAAGTTATTTAGTCGAAGAGCCGAAACCTGAGGTTGCGCACAGAGCGTTCGTTTCAAAGGTCCAGGAGGGCTACAAAGGGCTCGCTATCACAAGGGGGCACCCGAGGAACCTTGCCGGTAAGCTGGGACAACTCCAAGCCACAATTTATTGGCTCACAGACCGCGAATCAACTGTAGTACAGACCTTACCGCCGTCCCTGGAAAGAATCATGCTCGTGATCGAAGAGTTTATCAGAACGAATGAAAAATGCGTCATTCTTCTTGACGATATCCAGTATTTGATCAGCAACACGACCTTTGAGGGAATCGTTAGGTTCATCAGAAGCGTTGTCGATGAGATCTCAGAGACCCCTTCAATTTTTGTCGTCTCGGTTAATGAGGAGAGCCTTAGCCCACAGGATAGATCGATCCTGGAGAGGGAAATGGAAGTCCTCAAGACCTCCTGATCACGAGAGGCGCTTCATTTCGGCCTTGAACTCGATGAGTCTCTCGAGTGTTTCCTCAACATCGTTTCTCTTAAAGGCGACAGCCCCATCTTTCAGAATCTTGATAAGGGAACTGACATCTTTACCTGCAGCCTTCGCATCGAGGAGCGTTTCCTTCGATTTCTTTAACTCTTCTTCTAAGACATCTGGAAGCATTTTTAGCAGCTCTTCCCTCCCTTTCTTTGCGAGAACGCCCATCATCGTCCAATCGCCGTGCTTCCCTGCATCCCGAGCTTCATTGAGAAGCCTTCTCGCCTCCCTGACATCGACATAGAGATACTCGGAATTCTTAATAAGTTTCTCAAGAGCTTCACACATCTCACTCGCTTCTATATAGCGCCCTGTGATCTGCCTGGCGACGCCCTTGGCATTTTCTATTTCGATCAAGGCACCCCTCAAATCACCGGTGTTTATCTTTGCTTTGATGACCTCTAACGACTGAAGGATCGCCTTTGGATCCGAGCCTATTTGACTTGAGACTTCCGCGAGCTTTTCGAGATCTTCGATTTCCCTAGCAATCTTTTCCTCAATGGTACTCTTTGCCCGAGCCAGACTTTCCTGTACAAAATTAACTGCAGAAACAACATCTCTCTGTTTTCCAGCCCTAACCGCCTTGTCGATGAACCGCTTCGCCTCGTTTACTTCAATATTGAATTCATTTGCCATCGCAAGGAGTGACTTGACCTCCTCGACGAGGAGGGGGAATTGTTTTCTCAATTCGATCTCCTTTTCTTCGGCTGCCCTTGCCTCAACCCCTACCGGCGGTTCTTCGATCGCCGTTCCCGTCGCTCCAGCTTCTCCTCCCGCTGATGTCTCGATTTTCTCAGCTCCCTCTTTTGAGATTTCCAACCTTGCATTGCACTTCGGGCACCGTTCGAGTTCGGCTGGTACAGCCGCTCCGCAATTGGGGCATTCAATTTCGATGATCTCTTCGATTACAAATTCGACGCCACATTTAGGGCATTTTGAGACTTCCCCAACGATATGAGTCCCACACTCAGGGCAATCGAACTCGATTTGATCACGACCTTCATTATTTCCAGAGCGGTTGGCTTTCAATAAACCACCAGCGTCAGATATCGATAATCTCTGTTGAGATATTTAGTTATAATCATGATCGTCCAATGAGTGGCAAATAACGATCTCGTTCGATACGATTTCGATCATATTCCCCCCCCAGCTGGATAGCCATTCCCAGGCCCTAATCCTCCAGATTCAATAGTATCTCTTTCATCTTTGCTGCGTCCTTTTCAAGCAATGGCGTCTCGCTGATGACGGTGATGTCGTAAGACCTCTTCTTGAGACAGGGGGCGAGAAGCGCAAAGTCGGGAGATTTTGCATCGAGGGGCAAGTGTTTTTTCTCGCCGGCACCAGTGAATTCAACGGAGCTAAAATGGATATGAAGATGCCCATTGTAGATTTCTTCAAAATATCTTATCAGCCTTTCAAAATCTTCTTCTGTCTTGATTCCGCGATCACTCCTCGCATGAAGATGCGCAAAATCGATTACTGGGCATGTCCCTTCAATCTCTTCAACGACTTTTGCAATCTCTTGAGGCGTCCCCCAATATCCTTTCTTGCCCATCGTCTCGAGCCCGATATATACCCCGATACCTTCATCTTCGAGCTTCTTTCGGCAGCTCTTGATACCCCGAATAATATTCTTCGTCGCGACTTCTGGGGACGCAGTTCCATAGGAGCCAGCATGAACGACAACGATCCATGCGCCCATTGCATCAGCAGCCCTCGCCGATTTCAAAACCCATTCCACGCTTTTCTTAATCGTTTCTTTGTTTGGCGAGTTAAAATTAATGTAATATGGTGCGTGGACACTCAGCAGAATACCAGAATCCCTTCCTTTTTCGCCGACCAATCGTGCCTTCTCTTCGGAAATCATGACCTGTCTGACAAACTGCACCTCGAGCGCGTTGAGACCTAGAGCTCTAATCCGTTCAAGGGCATCAAGCGGCCCTTTACTACCCTCTGGATATCCCGCAGGTCCGAAATAGTACACAATAGCAGATCGATGAGTAACGATATTAATAATGCCCTTGCACCCTGGCGATTTGCCCACTGGTCTCGAGAGTATTCAGAAGGATCATGGGGTATCCGATTTTCAGTTTTTCATGACGATACTACTGAACCTCCTTGTGGTCCGCTGGTGCAATACACTTCAGGCCGCATCGATCCTGTCTCTAAAGATTTTTATTAATGGAGGTTATGTATATACTGGGATGAAACAATGAAGATCGAATCGGTGCTCATCGAGAAACCTCACGATACGAACGTCATTATCGGTCAGTCGCATTTCATCAAGACGGTAGAGGACCTCTATGAGGCACTCATTACTTCTGTACCTGGCATTAAATTTGGGGTCGCGTTTTGCGAGGCGTCTCAAGACAGACTGGTGAGGGTTGATGGCAATGATGAAGAATTGAAATCCTGTGCAAGCCGCAATGCGATGAGGGTCGGTGCAGGACATTCCTTCATCATTGTTCTGCGTAACGCATATCCGATCAATGTGATGAAGAACATCAGAGACGTTCCAGAAATCTGTTCGATCTTCTGTGCGACTGCAAATGAGGTCGAAGTGATTGTCGCAGAATCGCAGCGGGGACGTGGGATCATCGGTGTGATCGATGGCCAGCCACCAATAGGGGTCGAGAGCGATGAGAAAATTAAAGAAAGGCAGGAGTTCCTCAGAAAGATCGGATACAAGCGATAAGGGGGAGTTTGAAACCCTGGATGAGTACGAGGCATCAGCGAAATACTACGATATCTGGACAGAAGACTTTAGAGACGACATCGACTTCTATGTTCAGCTCATCGAAACGGCGGGACCACCGATTCTCGTCTGCATGTGTGGCACAGGCAGAGTTCTGATCCCACTCGCCAAAAAGGGTTATGAAGTGACCGGCGTGGATAGAAGCTCAGCGATGCTCGATCGATGCGCCGAGAAGATTGAACTCCTCGATGAAAAGACACAGGAAAGAATTGATATTATCCAGGGTGATGTGAGGTCATTTAAGACATCGAAACGATTCAAACTAGTGATCCTTCCTTACAACTCATTCATGCATCTCCTCGACACTGCGGATCAGGAGGAGGCACTAAGGAACATTTCCGCGCATATGGCTGGCGATGGTTTGCTTACAATTGCCATCATTAATCCAAAGTTTTCCAAGGTTGGCGGAGCACTTTACCATGCTGGCACGAAATTGACGCCCGAGGGTGAAATCATTTCTCGGTTCGAGTCGTGGGACTACGATCTGGCTTCGCAGAGAATCATGATTCACTATTTTTATGATATCTCGAGACAGGACAGGCCGTTAAGACGTGTCACGACGACATTCACGCTTCGATACTCCAGTTACAGGGAGATGGTCGAACTGCTCAAGCGGTGCGATTTTGACGTACTCGATGTTTACGGAGACTACGCGTTCTCGCCGTTCAAAAAAGATAGCGAACTCATGATATTCCTGGCCAGGAAGATGCGATGAATATAAGGCCGATCAATCTGGACTATACGCTCGGTTGTGGACAAGTCTTTCGATGGAGAAGGCATAAGGATTGGTGGGTCGGAGTTGTTGGCGCGAGGGTTATTGAACTGAAACAGGAAAATGATTTCATCGAAGTACGCGGAGACGCTGATGAATATTTCCTCCGCCAGTATTTCAGAGCGGACGATCATGTTGAGCGGATTTACGGCGATATCTCCAAAGACGACTATATCTCAAATCTCGTTAAACGATACAGAGGATTGAGACTGATCAGGCAAGACCCCTGGGAGTGTTCCGCATCTTTCGTGCTTGCTACCTACGCAAACATTCCGCGCATTGAGAAGATGATTGAAAACCTGTGCATGGCCTTTGGAAAGAGGATCGACAGCTACCATTATTCTTTCCCCACACCAGAGAGCATCGTGGGAGATGAGACGGCTGTACATCGTTGCGGTCTCGGTTTTCGTTGCAATAGGTTCGTCCAATTTGCCAGGCGTGTCTATGACGGCAGCATCAATTTTGATGAGCTCAGGGAAATGGAATACGAGGATTGCGTCCGAACACTAAAGAAATTTGAGGGGGTCGGAGACAAGGTCGCAGATTGCATCGCGCTCTTTTCTCTCGATCAACTAGAGGCTTTTCCGATCGATGTCAGGATTGCAAGGGCCGTGAGAAAACACTATGGTGTTGAAGGAAATTATAAAAAAGTTAGCAAATTCTGCCGATCGTATTTTGGTGTCTACGCTGGTTACGCTCAGGAGTTTATCTATCTCTCAGAGGCGAAAAGCAATACGGGGTTAACTTTCATTGATGAGAGAGTTAGTCAATCCACGCGGGGGCAGATGCATTGAGGCGCTCTGACACCCGTATAGCTTTCGTAAATCGAAACGAGCATACCGCACTTCTTGACCATTTCGCAAATTCTGCAAGTCTCTGTCACAATGTCCGATCCATTTAGGATCCTCATGGCTGCTCGCTCTACCTCTCTCTTAAATTCCTCGTACTTTTCACTTGTCTCGATCTCCCTGCTCGTACCGCGCTTTGATTTCAAATACTGTGAGATCGCGGCATCGGTTACCCCGAAACGGCGGGCGACCTCGGCTTGCGTCATCCCGTGCTTTTCGACGAGTTCCCTTGCCAGTTCTCTGCGTATCGAAGGCAGCACATACCAAACAATCAGCTCACATGGGATCTTCATATAGGCCCGTGATATTTTAACGATATTAAAGATTTTATAATTTCCCTTTCGACTCTCTCGAAAGATAGACAGAAGGTTAGCTGGGCGCAAGCCTTATGATCTGGGATTTAGTAAGTTGATTCTCCACCAGCGTCTATGGATTGAAACATGGTCCAAAAGGCTGATTTGGGAGCAGATCACGAGCCCGAATTCGGCTTACTCAACGAAAAATCATTGATTGTACGCAATTCTGTGCTCTGATGTTACCAGCGGGTATGCGGTGATTTTCATGGCCGAGAGGCTCTCAGATTTGTGTAAGTGGACAGTATGGCCTCCAGTTTCCGAAGTTGTTCTTATTTCAAACAACAAATTCATAAAGGAAGATTGTTGTTTCATGAACAACTCTAAATCGGACGGGTGTCGTCTCATGCCAATTGACGAGGTTATAATTACGAGAAATATCGTCGAACGGTTTTCGAGAGAGTTTATCGAAAACCTCGATGTGGACGTTGTTATTGCGGGTGCTGGTCCGTCGTCCCTCACTGCGGCGAGATACCTAGCAAGGGGAGGAAAACGGGTTGTTATTTTCGAAAGGCGTCTCTCGCCCGGTGGTGGCATGTGGGGGGGCGGAATGACTTTCCCGGTCATCGTCGTGCAGGAGGAATCGAAGTTCCTTCTCGAGGAGATAGGAGTCAGGCTAAGAAACGAAGGTAACGGCTACTACACAGCGGATTCAGTCGAATCATCAGCCAAAATGATTGCTGCAGCAATCGATGCAGGTGCTCGACTCTTTAACGCGATTACAGTCGAGGACGTAATGATCAGGGACTCTAAGGTGACTGGAGTTGTCATAAACTGGAGTGCTGTGGATATTGCGAACCTTCATGTCGACCCAGTAAGCGTGAGGGCAAAATACGTGATCGACGCGACAGGTCATGCGGCGGAGATCTGTAAGATTGTGCAACAAAAAGCAGGAAAACTGCGCACGCCATCAGGCAGGATCGAGGGCGAGAAGAGTATGTGGGCAGAGGTCGGCGAAAAGATGACCGTCGAGAACACCGTCGAGGTATTCCCGAACCTTTACGTCACTGGTATGGCGTGCAACGCTGTAATGGGTGCGCCTAGGATGGGCCCGATCTTCGGCGGTATGCTCCTGTCAGGAAAGAAAGTTGCCGAACTCATCTTGAGCAGAAAGGAATGAATTAGACTTCACCTGGATGGGTTTTCTCGTAAAACTCCTGGACTTCCCAGTCAGGGATCTTTTCCTCCCTGCTCTTCCTAAGCGTGAAGTTATTGATCCGCAAATGGGCGTTGAGTATCCTCTTCGCCTCCTGACCACCATGGAATTCATCGAGGTAAAGATCGGTGCCAAGGCGATGGGCTTTGAAACTGCCGATCAAACGAGGCCCTTTAAAGATCGCTTCAGCGCGCTGCCCAGCCTCTTTCTTCAACCAAGGCTGTAGATAGAAGTAGAGGTTGTCGTCGGTCGTGAGGACAAACCCGTCCTCATATTCGATCTCTTTCAATGGTAGATCATTATTCAATATCCAATAAAGTGTTTCATCGTCGCTGATGAAATATCCCTTGGCGAGGAGACCTTCTCTCTCAAGGTTTGCAAGCAGCCTTCTCAAATCCCTCATAGGCATGATGAAGTCGAGCATCCTCGCGAGGTTTTCTGCGCTGAAGATGCCGTAGTTCTCAAAGAGATGTTCAACGAGTCTAGTGCGCGCTTCGTCCACAGTGAGGTCGATGTCTGGCACGACCGATATCCGCCTCTTCCCGTCAAAATATACTGCTGAGATCTCCACGAGTTTCTTGAGCGCCGCGTGCGTCCTCCCATAGCCTAGCGGTGACGCCGTAAATAACTCCTCTCTTGAAATCGAATAATAATCGCTGATGACACGGAGGAGGAGTTTCATGTCGTCCGTTATTTCGCCGTTCCTTGCCTTTCGGCAAAGTGAGGCGAATTCAACGGTCGTGTAGGTCATGAAAGAGGGGATCACTTGTGCTCGAACAAGCATCCCTTGTTCAAGGAGTTTTTTTAATGGGACCCTCACCTTACTCCTGAGATACGCGGGCGGATCGGCCCTGAACCCACCTGTCTTCTTCACCGCCACGAGTACGTTCTCAAAGTTATTTTGCGGATAAATCGACTGCCTCGAGAAGATGTATTGGAGAACCTGTTCCCATGCGTAGACTTGCGGAACAAAGTTTCCCTTGATGAGGGACCTTCCTATCCGGTGGTATCCAGCATCGTGGAACTTCGCGATGAGCTCATCGGAAAGTTCTTCAACTTGTGCGCCAAGTGCTTCTTTTACCCTTACAATATCGTAGCCCAATTGCCGGTAAAAGACCATCATGTCATCGATCGCGTTCAAAACCTCATCGAGTACGCCATGGTCATCAAGATCGATCGCCCTAATTTCAATGCACCCGCTCATTCTCCACTCTTCGACCGCTCCGATCAAGGTGCCATCGCGCATCACTGGATAGACCCACTTATCGCCGTACCTCGAAGCGATCTCGGTCCAAAGAGGTTGAACCACAGGATCGTGGAGTGATCTTATACGAGTCTCTTTCACGGAGCCAGTGAAGCATTCGAGCTTATCGAGCTCGTCGGCGAAGATGAACATCTCCACCTGCGATTCGCCCACATTAATCCTCGCTATTTCCTCCCTATCAAGGATCGCCTCGATTTCTCCTGGCGAAAAGCCAGTATAACCCAGGACTGCTTGCAACGAAACCGGGCCATAGGCTCTGACGAATCGCCTAACAATTTCCTCCTTCGCATCACCTTCGTATGGTGGAACATTGAGGCAGCCGTAAAAGTTCTCCCTCGAAAGATTTTCGTTTTCGTCGTAGAGCCTAATGATCAAAAGATTCCTGTCGAGCCTCTCGAGAACCGTTCTCAGCTGCTCTTTCGTCATGTTCACGAGGGAGGCAAGTTGCCTGAAACTGAGGCTGCCGTGGCGCCTGATGAGATCAAGTATCTCGATTTCCCACCGCCCGATCGCGGATGTGCTGTAAGCAGACACATAGAGCGGCGCATCATCCGATAAAACATACCTCACGCGCCCCCTATGGAAACGCCCGAGGAGTATCCTACCAGACTTTCTTAAGCACTCCCATTCTTCCATCGTAAACCCTGGCACACGATAGAAGACATCGAGGGGGTCACCTACCCCTCCGAGGAAGCGGAGGCATTCTTCGATCGAATTGAAGGGGCCATCGAGCTTCCACCTGCGATAGGATTCGACCGTCCTCGAATCAAAAGCCACAAGGCTTTCGCTCCGCAACCTAAGATAGTCGACACGAAGCATGTACTGTGGCTTCTCCGAGACGATGAATTTACCCTTGACGAGGACACCCTCGTTGACGAGTGATTCGACTGAGTCTAGAACCTTTTCCTCCGCTTGCATCAATGCATATGCAATCTCTTCGACCGTCGCTGGACCGTTTGAGGCAAGGAATTTGCGTACGGCGATCTGCAGGGAATCATCGTACGGTCTCTTTGTGATGTCCCGGCGCTTAAAGAACCACTGGCCGCCCCTATGCGCAACTCTTCCGACGAGTTGGGTTGATTCCAGAACATGGATGACCCTGCTCACCTTTTCAAGGTCAATTCCGATGGTTTGCGCAATCTGTGCCTGCGTTTTTTCTTCACCGAGCGCGTCAAGAACTCTTCGCTCGAGATCGCCGAGCGATCGTTCTTTGCTGAACACAGTCGCGAATGTATTGAGATCATCACTTGCGACGAAGTAAAAGTCATCAATGAAGACCGATGCAATCTTCATCTCTTCGAGAAGCTCCTCTGCCCACTTCTCAACGGTCTTTCTGTCTTTCGAAGCGTAGGGATAGATACTCCGCGCTCGCTCTTTGAAAATTCTCATCGGCCCTGCGAGCCTGAGCAAATTAAGGATATCCTCCTTTTTCTCGATCGTTCCGAGCTTCTTTCTAAAGTAGGCAGCGACTCGTTCCGAATCGAACTCAAATTCTGATAGCTCAGCGACGAGAACTTTAGAGAGAATCTTGCGATGGAGTTCCTTCAGCAGGGAGCTACGGTCCTCCATCAACACGATGTCAGAGATACCAGCAAGGATTACGCCGTGGGCAAACGGCGAGGGGGTTGAGGAGTAGTCAATTGCCTTGACGGCGATCTCCCCTTTTTCAATCAAGGACAATACGAGCTTTGCATTTTGGAGGTCCATGACATCGTTGAGGATTTCCCTATAAGTCTCCTCAATGATCGGCATCTTCTCTATATTACCAAGTGCGTCAAGGAGATAGCCCGAGCGAAGCTGTTGCCTATTGACGGAGACTTCTCTCCCCTTATAATTCCTGAGAATCATGAAGCTCCTTGCGGCCGTGTGGCGAAACCGCTGTTTGAATATCTCAGAGTCCCTGACGGCGCGCCGGAGAATATTTTCAAGGTCGTTACTCGACACAATCTTCTCAATCCCGTCAAGATCGACTCGCTTTGGCATGTTCAATAAGAATGCATCGTCTGTTACAGACACGCTGACATTGCAGTTGAGAGACTTCGTAAGTTGGAACGCGTATGCGCGGGAAAGAGCGTCGTTAACGCGCCTGCCAAAGGGGAAGTGGAAGACGATACTGTAGTTGCCAGCCATGTCCCTGTAACCTTCGACCACGAGCACGCGATCATTCGGTATTATGCCACAGGCTGCCTGTTGCTCTTTGAAGTAACTGATGATCGATCTGGCAGACCCGTAATCGATATTGAAATCAGCGACAAGCCACCTGATCGTTTTTTCCTCGTCTTCTTTGAGCTTCGCCGCCATCTCCCTGCGGAAGCGTGCAATCTCGATGGAGAGGTCGAAGCTCCTTGGTAACATCTCACCTGTCCACGAAGGAACTGTCGGTTTCCTTCCCGTCGCCGTCTTGACAAAAACCCTCATGCCCTTTGTCCTGACATACTCATAGGTTCTTCCGCCGAGCACGAAGATGTCCTTCGGCGTGAGACGTTCGACGAACTTTTCAGATACGTCGCCCACTTGTCCTCCTTTTTCTGTATAAACGGTATAATTCGCTTCCTCCGGGATCGTCCCAAGATTGAGCGAGTAGATCATCCTCGCTCCCCGCTTCCTGCCAAAGCGCCCTTCCACCTCGTCGTACCAAATCTTGGAGTAAACACCCTCAAACTCATCCTTGCTCCCGAGGTAGCGGAGTACGTCGTAAAACTGCTCCTCCTTTAGATTTCTGTAGCAGTATGAGCGACGAATGATCCCCAGCGCATCCTTTACATCCCATCGCTTCTCGATCGACATACCAACAATCGTCTGTGCCAGCACATCGAGACAGTTCTCAGGAATGCTCACCCTGTCGATCTGATTCCTCTTAACAGCCCTCGAGAGCACGGCACATTCAACGAGATCATCGTTGTCGAAGACGATGAGCCGGCCCTTTGAGGTCTGCCTATAGCCGTGACCGCTTCTCCCTATTCGCTGGAGCGCTTTCGCCACCGACTTGGGCGAGCCGATCTGGCAAACGAGATCAATCGACCCGATGTCAATACCTAGCTCAAGGGACGTCGATGAGACGACGCATCTCAATTCGCCCTTCTTCAGCCGCTCCTCGACATCGAGTCTTGTCTCCTTGCTCAGACTCCCGTGGTGTGCCTCGATTGCCTCAACGCCCCTCTCTTTCAGCTTGTACACGACGTTTTCCGTTCCAGATCTTGTGTTGGTGAAAATGAGTGTCGTCGTGTGCTTCTCTATGAGATCCTTCAGCATGTCGTACATTTTCGAATTGACGATTTCGTAGGGTAAGGCAGTCATGTCCTCTGTTGGGCAGAGGACCTTCAAGTCAAGGTTCTTCTGGCTTCGTACCTCAACAATCTTGATTGGCCTCTGCTTCCCATCCTCAAAACCTGCAAGGAATGCAGCGATCTCCTCGATTGGGGCGAGGGTTGCCGACAGACCGATTCTCACGAATCGCCTTTCGCAATACGCCTGGAGCCTTTCGAGCGTTAGGGAGAGCATCACGCCCCTCTTCGAGTCGCAGAGCTCGTGAACCTCGTCTACGATCACATATTCCACTTCCGAAAACCGCTCCCGAAACTTCGGGGCTGCTAGAACCAGTGCAAGCGACTCTGGAGTAGTGATGAAGATGTGCGGCGGCCTTCTCAGCATTCTCTGCCTCTCATAGGACGAGGTGTCACCGGACCGCACGCCAACCCTGATATCTGGGAATTCCAGGCCCTTTTTCTCTGCGAGAGCTTTCATCTCCCTCAGCGGTTCCTCGAGATTTCTGTTGATGTCGTTCGCGAGGGCTTTCAATGGGGATACATAGACCGCATATACCCTGTCTTCCAGCTTTCCCTTTTTTGAGTAGCTGACCAGCTCATTAATGATTGCCAGAAAGGCGGTCAGTGTTTTCCCTGAGCCCGTTGGTGAGGATACAAGAACGTTCTCCCTCCGGTGAATGAGGGGGATCGCATAAGATTGCGGCTCAGTCAGATCCTCAAATTTAC contains:
- a CDS encoding DNA glycosylase; this translates as MNIRPINLDYTLGCGQVFRWRRHKDWWVGVVGARVIELKQENDFIEVRGDADEYFLRQYFRADDHVERIYGDISKDDYISNLVKRYRGLRLIRQDPWECSASFVLATYANIPRIEKMIENLCMAFGKRIDSYHYSFPTPESIVGDETAVHRCGLGFRCNRFVQFARRVYDGSINFDELREMEYEDCVRTLKKFEGVGDKVADCIALFSLDQLEAFPIDVRIARAVRKHYGVEGNYKKVSKFCRSYFGVYAGYAQEFIYLSEAKSNTGLTFIDERVSQSTRGQMH
- a CDS encoding class I SAM-dependent methyltransferase; the protein is MRKLKKGRSSSERSDTSDKGEFETLDEYEASAKYYDIWTEDFRDDIDFYVQLIETAGPPILVCMCGTGRVLIPLAKKGYEVTGVDRSSAMLDRCAEKIELLDEKTQERIDIIQGDVRSFKTSKRFKLVILPYNSFMHLLDTADQEEALRNISAHMAGDGLLTIAIINPKFSKVGGALYHAGTKLTPEGEIISRFESWDYDLASQRIMIHYFYDISRQDRPLRRVTTTFTLRYSSYREMVELLKRCDFDVLDVYGDYAFSPFKKDSELMIFLARKMR
- a CDS encoding zinc ribbon domain-containing protein — protein: MKANRSGNNEGRDQIEFDCPECGTHIVGEVSKCPKCGVEFVIEEIIEIECPNCGAAVPAELERCPKCNARLEISKEGAEKIETSAGGEAGATGTAIEEPPVGVEARAAEEKEIELRKQFPLLVEEVKSLLAMANEFNIEVNEAKRFIDKAVRAGKQRDVVSAVNFVQESLARAKSTIEEKIAREIEDLEKLAEVSSQIGSDPKAILQSLEVIKAKINTGDLRGALIEIENAKGVARQITGRYIEASEMCEALEKLIKNSEYLYVDVREARRLLNEARDAGKHGDWTMMGVLAKKGREELLKMLPDVLEEELKKSKETLLDAKAAGKDVSSLIKILKDGAVAFKRNDVEETLERLIEFKAEMKRLS
- a CDS encoding adenosine-specific kinase translates to MKIESVLIEKPHDTNVIIGQSHFIKTVEDLYEALITSVPGIKFGVAFCEASQDRLVRVDGNDEELKSCASRNAMRVGAGHSFIIVLRNAYPINVMKNIRDVPEICSIFCATANEVEVIVAESQRGRGIIGVIDGQPPIGVESDEKIKERQEFLRKIGYKR
- a CDS encoding TIM barrel protein; this encodes MYYFGPAGYPEGSKGPLDALERIRALGLNALEVQFVRQVMISEEKARLVGEKGRDSGILLSVHAPYYINFNSPNKETIKKSVEWVLKSARAADAMGAWIVVVHAGSYGTASPEVATKNIIRGIKSCRKKLEDEGIGVYIGLETMGKKGYWGTPQEIAKVVEEIEGTCPVIDFAHLHARSDRGIKTEEDFERLIRYFEEIYNGHLHIHFSSVEFTGAGEKKHLPLDAKSPDFALLAPCLKKRSYDITVISETPLLEKDAAKMKEILLNLED
- a CDS encoding helix-turn-helix domain-containing protein, which gives rise to MKIPCELIVWYVLPSIRRELARELVEKHGMTQAEVARRFGVTDAAISQYLKSKRGTSREIETSEKYEEFKREVERAAMRILNGSDIVTETCRICEMVKKCGMLVSIYESYTGVRAPQCICPRVD
- the dnaA gene encoding chromosomal replication initiator protein DnaA, translating into MLIEAGFPDARVIEKTSGGEGVLSNIIDRIKKESFSGYARIGLRQPQSESEGVILFEAGEPIGALYVDRRGQNNAEKIYRGERALEFIFEDSQYSNASISLHTGLDPRDILKRFEGAEIKGFQVVPSFSTPPPSKPVDLSVLAGNMNAVAKKIESWAREGFVVSRLLDIYLDDPDKASRILPHFEANVERARALIERLRFLNKVGIEREVESILRKAMDPERIEEAEIEFDLLAKRIERSEKEKLAEKEIRLDIERKKQNERIDHVYDLILQYHKMRALGTEKRARCPKCGEVLDRDGFCSKCNEFVTQKPQYGRAINPRYTFSQFVVGHSNRFAVAAAKAVASNPGTAYNPLFIYSRSGLGKTHLLHAIGNEILERHQNLLVIYTSMEKFETELIEAISLNKVEEFRKAHSKVDVLLIDDVQFIAGRERTQEELFQIFNDLLENERQIVLASDRLPKEIPSLSERLLTRFESGLIADIQPPDYETRVAILEKKVREERIAVPKEVLEFIANVCRDNVRQLEGGLNRIVAFSSLMRTDIDLALAKEVLSHEAEGMRIKEFKFDLAGGQSYLVEEPKPEVAHRAFVSKVQEGYKGLAITRGHPRNLAGKLGQLQATIYWLTDRESTVVQTLPPSLERIMLVIEEFIRTNEKCVILLDDIQYLISNTTFEGIVRFIRSVVDEISETPSIFVVSVNEESLSPQDRSILEREMEVLKTS